A window of the Oryza brachyantha chromosome 5, ObraRS2, whole genome shotgun sequence genome harbors these coding sequences:
- the LOC102702008 gene encoding 26S proteasome regulatory subunit RPN13 gives MESTEPLQDIMCEFRAGKMSLDGTRVVPDTRKGLVRIGRGEEGLVHFQWLDRAQNLVEDDQIVFPEEAVFEKVTQSSGRVYILKFRHDSRKFFFWMQEPSADDDSQICRQVNAYINRPLDGEAVSIEAEMSHEDTADDDISSRAGNLVDQSMTADYAGEVTSAAGPVRLEDLQRILSAIQPSDAVVDPDAGLGLGDILKLDLVLPLMETLPIEQLASYLPEGPWTAGDILELLQSPPLRQQVEAFTHVLRTGQIDLAQFGVDPSKYKFTVASFLEALEDSVAKASGAGDKDSGSQKGSGNDPMDES, from the exons ATGGAGAGCACAGAACCCTTACAG GATATCATGTGTGAATTTCGTGCGGGTAAGATGTCCCTTGATGGAACACGAGTGGTCCCAGACACACGCAAGGGTCTTGTTCGTATAGGAAGG GGTGAAGAAGGCTTGGTTCATTTTCAATGGCTTGATCGTGCACAGAACCTAGTCGAAGAT GATCAAATTGTCTTCCCTGAGGAGGCTGTCTTTGAGAAG GTGACACAATCTTCTGGAAGGGTTTACATCTTGAAGTTCAGGCACGATAGCAGGAAATTCTTCTTCTGGATGCAG GAGCCAAGTGCTGATGACGACTCACAAATATGTCGCCAAGTCAACGCCTACATAAACCGACCGTTAG ATGGTGAGGCTGTTTCTATAGAAGCAGAAATGTCACATGAAGATACAGCTGATGATGACATCTCCTCCAG AGCTGGGAATTTAGTTGATCAGAGCATGACTGCTGATTATGCTGGTGAGGTGACATCTGCTGCTGGGCCAGTACGGTTGGAAGACCTTCAGAGAATATTGAGTGCCATACAGCCATCAG ATGCTGTGGTAGACCCTGACGCTG GATTAGGATTAGGAGACATCTTGAAGCTTGATTTGGTGTTGCCACTCATGGAAACTTTGCCCATTGAACAGTTGGCATCATATCTTCCAGAG GGCCCATGGACTGCTGGTGATATTCTTGAACTACTGCAAAGCCCTCCTCTGCGACAGCAAGTAGAAGCGTTTACCCAT GTGCTACGGACTGGGCAAATAGATCTAGCTCAGTTTGGAGTTGACCCAAGTAAAT ATAAATTCACAGTAGCCTCGTTCCTGGAGGCTCTTGAAGACTCGGTGGCAAAAGCTTCAGGAGCTGGAGACAAGGATTCAGGGTCGCAGAAAGGTAGTGGAAATGATCCCATGGACGAGAGCTAA
- the LOC102702287 gene encoding sm-like protein LSM8: protein MASGGPGLESLVDQIISVITNDGRNIVGTLRGFDQATNIILDESHERVYSTKEGVQQLVLGLYIIRGDNISVVGEVDEELDARLDLSKLRAHPLKPVIH from the exons ATGGCGTCCGGCGGGCCGGGGCTCGAATCGCTCGTCGACC AGATCATATCCGTCATCACAAACGATGGCCGCAACATTGTG GGCACGCTCAGGGGATTCGATCAAGCCACCAACATCATCCTCGATGAGTCCCATGAGAGGGTCTACTCTACCAAG GAGGGAGTGCAACAGCTTGTTCTTGGGCTGTACATTATAAGGGGCGACAACAT CAGCGTGGTGGGGGAGGTGGATGAAGAGCTGGATGCGAGGCTGGACCTGTCGAAGCTGAGAGCGCATCCGCTGAAGCCTGTGATCCACTGA
- the LOC102706480 gene encoding pathogenesis-related protein 1-like — protein sequence MAVATPLLLFLLLALTLAVAVARGYPADVVLNPPSEAPTAGMGGLVSATNGTGAYKGMAREFVDGHNKVRARYGVAPMRWDNKLARQARRWSNGMRGECVLRHSGGGRYAESLFIGRIASASDAINKWSTEEGIFDRQTGKCTGALDFHHCGHFAFIVRPNFSRVGCGRAECFNGGVFITCNYYHD from the coding sequence ATGGCCGTGGCCACCCCATTGTTATTGTTTCTGCTGCTGGCACTGACTCTGGCTGTGGCCGTCGCGCGAGGCTACCCTGCCGACGTCGTCTTGAACCCACCATCAGAGGCGCCAACAGCAGGCATGGGCGGGCTGGTGTCGGCGACGAACGGGACGGGGGCGTACAAGGGAATGGCGAGGGAGTTCGTGGACGGGCACAACAAGGTGCGGGCGCGATACGGGGTGGCGCCGATGAGGTGGGACAACAAGCTGGCGAGgcaggcgcggcggtggtcgAACGGCATGCGCGGCGAGTGCGTGCTGAGGcactccggcggcggcaggtacGCCGAGAGCCTCTTCATCGGGCGGATCGCCAGCGCCAGCGACGCCATCAACAAGTGGTCCACCGAGGAGGGCATCTTCGACAGGCAGACCGGCAAGTGCACCGGCGCCCTCGACTTCCACCACTGCGGCCACTTCGCCTTCATCGTCAGGCCCAACTTCAGCAGGGTCGGCTGCGGCCGCGCCGAGTGCTTCAACGGCGGCGTCTTCATCACCTGCAACTACTACCACGACTGA
- the LOC102702564 gene encoding UDP-glucose 4-epimerase 1, whose protein sequence is MRLRSVARAYKCYAPASSSSTSFPQHNTTPHEKKKRSSTPSTSPSFLEEETETDQERKMVSALLRTILVTGGAGYIGSHTVLQLLLQGFRVVVVDNLDNASEIALLRVRDLAAHNANNLDFRKVDLRDKEALDQIFSSQRFEAVIHFAGLKAVGESVQKPLLYYDNNLIGTITLLEVMAAHGCTKLVFSSSATVYGWPKEVPCTEEFPLCAMNPYGRTKLVIEDICRDVHASDPNWKIILLRYFNPVGAHPSGYIGEDPCGVPNNLMPFVQQVAVGRRPALTVYGTDYNTKDGTGVRDYIHVVDLADGHIAALRKLNEDSDRIGCEVYNLGTGKGTSVLEMVAAFEKVSGKKIPLVFAGRRPGDAEIVYAATAKAEKELKWKAKYGIEEMCRDLWNWASKNPYGYGSPDSSN, encoded by the exons ATGCGGTTGCGTTCAGTTGCAAGGGCCTATAAATGCTAtgcgcccgcctcctcctcttctacTTCCTTCCCCCAACACAACACCACACCAcacgagaagaagaagcggTCATCAACTCCATCCACTAGTCCTTCCTTCCTTGAAGAAGAAACAGAAACAGATCAAGAGAGAAAGATGGTGTCTGCCTTGTTGCGGACGATCCTGGTcacgggcggcgccggctacaTCGGCAGCCACACCGTCCTCCAGCTTCTCCTCCAGGGCttccgcgtcgtcgtcgtcgacaacCTCGACAACGCCTCCGAGAtcgccctcctccgcgtcAGGGACCTCGCCGCCCACAACGCCAACAACCTCGACTTCCGCAAG GTTGACCTCCGCGACAAGGAAGCGCTGGACCAAATCTTCTCATCGCAAAG GTTTGAGGCTGTCATCCATTTTGCCGGGCTGAAAGCTGTTGGCGAGAGCGTGCAGAAGCCTCTGCTTTACTACGACAACAACCTCATCGGCACCATCACGCTCCTGGAGGTCATGGCCGCACATGGCTGCACCAAG CTGGTGTTCTCATCGTCCGCAACTGTCTACGGGTGGCCCAAGGAGGTGCCCTGCACCGAAGAATTCCCACTGTGTGCCATGAACCCCTATGGCCGAACCAAG CTGGTAATCGAAGACATATGCCGGGATGTCCATGCGTCGGACCCCAACTGGAAGATCATACTGCTCCGATACTTCAACCCTGTTGGCGCTCACCCAAGCGGGTACATCGGCGAGGACCCCTGCGGCGTCCCAAATAACCTCATGCCCTTCGTCCAGCAGGTCGCTGTTGGCAGGAGGCCCGCCCTTACGGTTTATGGAACCGACTACAACACCAAAGATGGAACTGgg GTTCGTGACTATATCCATGTTGTTGATTTGGCCGATGGTCACATCGCCGCCCTAAGGAAGCTCAACGAGGATTCTGATAGAATTG GATGCGAGGTGTACAATCTCGGTACTGGAAAGGGGACATCGGTGCTGGAAATGGTCGCAGCATTCGAGAAAGTTTCTGGAAAG AAAATCCCGCTTGTATTTGCTGGACGAAGGCCTGGAGATGCCGAGATCGTTTATGCTGCAACTGCCAAAGCTGAGAAGGAACTGAAATGGAA GGCCAAGTACGGGATAGAGGAGATGTGCAGAGACTTGTGGAACTGGGCGAGCAAGAACCCTTACGGATATGGATCGCCGGACAGTAGCAACTGA